Below is a genomic region from bacterium.
CTCCTGACAAAGTTGTTCATATTGACAGAATCTACATTCCTGAAATACAGAGCAGAATTAATGTTAATTATGTAAAACTCTTTTATGAGGATTCTACTCAGGAAAATATAATGGAAGACGGAGAATACGTAATTTTTTAATCCTGATTACTTATAAATATATAGACAGAATATAGTTAACATTTTATCAGCAATAGGGCTGTATCAAAAGCCTGCGATGGTTTTACAGGGATTCCGGCTCTGTATTTTGTAAAATCTCCGGCTTCGAATTGAATTTAAGAATACACATTCATGCAAAACACAGGAATAACTGCAAAAATCAAGTATTCCTTTTTCATGCTACCTCCTATATTAATTTTATAAAATGCGAATCCCAAACTCTTCAATCATGCAGATTCTCTTATAATCAGTTTTGTTCTAAGAACCCTCTCAATAGGATGGGCACTCTTCTCAAAGTCATTAATCTCTTCAAGCAGAACTTTTGCGGCAATCACACCCATTTCATAAGCAGGCTGCGCAACTGTAGTAAGAGGGGGAGCAATTAATGATGCAATTGCATTGTCGCTGAATCCTACCACTGCGATATCATCAGGGATTTTCATTCCGGCTTCTTTTACAGCCATATATATTCCTATTGCTACAGGATCATTAACTGCAAAAATTGCATCAGGTCTGTCTGAACGGCTTAAAAGTTCTTTTGTGCCTTTAATTCCGTCTTCTTCATTCATACCGCCCTTTATAATTAATGCAGGGTCAGGAGTGATACCGTTAAGCTTGTGAGCATCAAGATATCCTCTTTTTCTGTTTTTGCTTAAGGAAAGCTGATCAGGGCCGCCGAGGTGTGCAATTTTTTTATACCCCTTTTTAATCAAAAATTCAACTGCACTTAATGCGCCTCCGTAATCATCAACTATTATTTTGCTTGCATTAACATCATCCAGAACCCTGTCAAAAAATACAATCGGGATTCCTCTGCGCTGTAAAAGCCTGAAATGTTCCGAATTAGTCGTAGTCTGTGATACTGATGCTATTAATCCTGCAACTCTGTTGGAGACAAGAACATGAGCATTTACTCTCTCCCTCTCATAACTTTCGTTGGATTTACATACAATAATAGTGTAACCTGCGCTGTAGGCAATATCCTCAATACCGTTTAAAGCAGAGGAAAAAAATTCATGTTTAATTCCAGGTAAAATTACGCCAATTGTATTAGTCTTCTGTTTTTTCAGGCTTTGAGCAATATTATCAGGATGATAATCAAGTTCCTTTGCCAAGGCTTCAACCTTGTCCCGCGTCTTCTTGCTTATGTCAGGGTGATGCCTTAAAGCTCTTGAAACCGTAGAAGATGATACGTTAAGCCTTTGTGCTATATCTTTAATTCTTACCGGGTTATTATGCATTATAATTCCCTACCTCCCTGTGGACCCGAATCCCCCGCTGTCCCTGTTGCTTTGATCTAATTCTTTCCGTAGATTAAAAGATACTTTTTCATATTTTGAAATAACAAGCTGTGCAATACGGTCCCCTCTTTTTATCATAAAGAGTTCTTTGCCGAAATTAAATAAAATGACTCTTATTTCTCCTCTGTAGTCAGAATCTATTGTACCCGGAGAATTTAAAACTCCTATCCCGTACTTTAAAGCAAGCCCGCTTCTCGGCCTTACCTGGCCCTCATATCCTTCTGGTATTGAAATAAATAATCCGGTCGGTATAAGCTCAACACTGCCCGGAAAAATTTTGACATCCTGCTCTACTGCAGCCATTAAATCCATACCGCTGGATCCATTTGTATGATACTGAGGCAGAGGGATATCTTCACATCCATGTTTTATTTTTACATCCACTACAATTTCAGGCATTTTTACCCGCCTTTTCCGTTTACTAATTTATTCAGAAGGCTTCGCTGTTCTTCAGTAAAAAGTTTTGCAGAATCATAATCGTTTTTTCTCAATGCTTTTTTAATAAGATTATCAAGTTCTGCTATTCTCTCACGGTCATTCTGTATTTCAGACTTTTCAAAAAGATATGTCTGAAGCGGATTTTTTCTCATATTTTTATCCAGCATTATAATTAATACATCTCAATTTAATCATTTTAAAAAAAATAAAACAGCCAATTTTTAAAAACAATTCATTTTTATTAAATTTTTCCTGTAAAAATCTTCAAAATACAGCTTTTCCTATTAACCTCTTGACAAAATACGTATGTTTTTGTATATTTAGACCACTTTGAGCGTAACATAATAATGAGGATACTATGCCGCAACATAAATCAGCAGAAAAAAGAGTACGACAAAATGAACGAAGGCGTCTGCGCAATAAAATCCGTCGTTCAATAATGAAAACAGCTATTAAAAAAGTAAACAGTGCTACTGAAAAAGAAACGGCTGTCACAGAACTTAAAAAAGCAACATCTGTTATTGACCGCATGGCTCTTAAAGGTATTATTCATAAAAATAAAGCATCAAACCTTAAATCAAAACTTACAAAAAGAGTCAATGCGCTTTAATTAGAAAATTATATTCTTTTGCGAAACCGGGTACAATTTCCGCAGTCAGTAACTCCCCCTAAACTGGCAGTGGAAATGTCTCGGTTTCCTTTTTTTATCCTCTCTGGTAATTCGGCGCTTCCTTTGTAATTGTAACATCATGAGGATGACTCTCCTTAACCCCTGCAGATGTTATGCGCACGAACCTGGTTTTTTCCTTGAACTCAGCTATTGTTTTAACTCCGCAATATCCCATTGAAGATCTGACACCTCCAACAAGCTGGTATACAATATCAGAAAGCCTTCCTTTGTAAGCCACACGCCCCTCAATGCCTTCAGGAACGTATTTTTTATCATCATTATTGGACTCCTGAAAATAACGGTCTGCGCTTCCCCTGCTCATTGCACCAAGAGACCCCATTCCTCTGTAAACCTTGAATGTACGCCCTTCCCACAAGACAATTTCCCCAGGGCTCTCCTCCACTCCTGCAAGAAGGGAGCCAAGCATAACTGAATCTGCACCTGCAGCAAGTGCTTTTGCAATATCTCCTGAATATCTAATCCCTCCATCGGAAATAAGAGGTACATCCTTCTCCTTACAAACTTTTGCACTCTCCATTACTGCTGTAATCTGAGGAACTCCAACTCCTGCAATTATTCTTGTTGTACATATAGATCCGGGCCCTACACCAACTTTAACTCCATCAGCTCCCGCTTCAATCAGGGCAAGAGCGCCTTCAGCTGTTGCAATATTCCCGCCTATGACATCAATGTGCTTAAATGATTTTTTTATCTGCTTTACCATATTTATAACTCCAAGAGAATGGCCATGTGCAGTATCAACGCAAATCACATCCACATCTGCATTTATAAGTACTTCAACTCTTTCCAGTGTATCACCTGAAGTTCCTACTGCAGCACCGACAAGAAGCCTCCCTGCTGAATCTTTGGCAGCATTTGGAAATGCCTTTCTTTTTTGAATATCCTTTACTGTAATCAGGCCTTTAAGCCTTCCGTCATCATCAACTATAAGGAGCTTCTCTATTCTGTGTTTTTGTAAGATCACTTCTGCCTGATCAAGGCTTGTGCCTTCTTTTGCAGTTATAAGATTTTCTTTGGTCATCACATTTCTAATCGGCTGTACAAGATTTGTTTCAAAACGTATGTCTCTGTTTGTAAGAATTCCGACTAATTTTTTATTTTCAACAATTGGAATCCCTGAAATATGATACTCACGCATAATTGTTAATGCTTCCTGAAGACTTTTATCAGGCTCAAGGGCTATCGGGTCGGAAATCATCCCGCTTTCGGATCTTTTTACTCTGTCAACTTCAGCAGCCTGCTGTTCCGGCGTAAGGTTCTTGTGAATAATTCCAACACCGCCCTCTCTCGCAATAGCAATAGCCAGTTTTGATTCTGTTACCGTATCCATTGCAGCAGAAAGAAGGGGGATATTCAGAGATATGTTCCTGGTCAGCCTGGTTTTCAAATCAGTGTCCCGCGGCAAAATTTTTGATTCTCTCGGTATGATAAGAATATCATCAAAGGTCAAACCTTCCATTAATATTTTTTCTTTCATATTTTTTACCCCTTTATCCGGTTTTTATTTAATTTTGTTAATTTTATGAATTTTCGAACCAGTCCGAAATGCTTTTAAAGACTTTATCACTATTATCCAGGACATTTACAGGTGCGGGGAAAGATGACACAAAAATCCCTCCGTAAGATGTTGTAACAAGCCTTTTATCGAGAAAAATAACAACACCCCTGTCTCGTTCAGAACGAATTAAACGGCCGGCTCCCTGCCTCAGCCTGACAACTGCTTCAGGGACAGAATAGTTGATAAAACCATTACCTGTATTTTTCTGTACCTCTTCTGTCCTTGCTTCAACAACAGGTTCAGTCGGCATACTGAAAGGAAGCTTGACAATCACTAACTGTTCCAATGATGAGCCAGGAACGTCTATTCCTTCCCAGAAACTGCTTGTTGCGAGAAGTACTGATTTTTCCGATTTCCTGAATTGTTCAAGAAGAGACCGCCTCGATGCATTCCTGCCTTGAGCAAGAAGCAGAATACCGCCGTTTAAAAATCTCTCTTTAAGATAATTATGTACAGACAGCAGCATAGTGTATGAAGTAAAAAGAACCAGAGTACCCCGCGGGCTTCTTTTTATAAGCTCTTCAAGGAATGATGCTGTTGCCTGTGTAAAATTTCTGTCTTTCGGGCCAGGCATGTATGATGGAATAATCATCAATGACTGTTCATCAAACCGGAACGGAGATCCGAGATGTTTTATTGTGATCAGATCCGGATCAACAGCATTCAGGCCAAGCCTGCCGATTATGTAATCAAATGATCTTCCCACGCGCATTGTAGCTGATGTCATTACACATCTGTCAAGTCCGGGATAGAGGGTATTTGCAAGGAGGTCTCCGATATTAAGAGGGACTGAATAAAAATCAGCCCTGGGTTCCTTTGCCTTTCTTTTTATTTCTACCCATACGACATCGCTGTCAGGTATATCTGAAGTAAAGTATGTAAACTTCTCTTTAATCCTAGTACAAATTGTTGTAAGAGATTCCAGCTCTGCAATAATATTATAGAGCTCGGGTTCAGGGCTTGCGTATGTTTCCAGAAGCTCTGTAAGGCGTTCAATATTTTTAATTATCCGCAGTATAAGCCTTTTTATTTGATTCTGTTCTTCTCCGGAAAGCACAGGTAGATCATTGGAATTTCGTATTCTGACTTTACTTGCTGTACCGTCTTTCGCCATAGAGTCTGACTGCAAAAGTACGGAATCAAAAAATCTTCTCGCCTGTTCTTTAAGCTCTTCTGATGCTTCTTCTATTGTATTAATTGAATTAACAGAGTCCTTTAAACCGTTTTCATCCTTCATGTCACGAATGAATTCACGAACCAACGGAATAATCCCTGCGCTTGTTCCGCTCCTGCTGTTAAGGCGCATATCAAGTTCAAGAAAATTCCACAATGTAAGATTTGTTGTCAGGCAGCTCGATGCACTGCTTTCTGCATTATGAGCTTCATCAATAATCAGAGTTGAATAAGGCCCCAAAATCTGGTGCTCGGAAGCGGAATCTGAAAAAAGCAAAGAATGGTTTACAATTACAATATTGCTTGTTGCCGCTGAATTTTTCACTTTTTGATAAAAACAATTTGAAAAATACGGGCATCTGTTTCTTTTGCACTGTACAGAATCTGCGTTTAATTGAGACCACAAAATGTCTGTATACCTGTTTCTAAATCCGGGGCTTTCTTCTATATCTCCCGTCTCAGTTTCAACGGCCCATACAACAAGATAAAGAAGGCTCTTCCTCATATCCTCTGTAAGGTAGTTATATCCCTCATTTATCATGTGTTCCCACCTGAGGGGACAGAGATAATTAGCCCTACCTTTTAAGAGAACAGCTTTTATTGAACGCCCCTTCATAAGCGGGGGCAGGTCTTTATAAAAAAGCTGATCCTGAAGATTTTTTGTATTTGTGGAAATTATAATTCTGTCGCTGTTATTTTTCTCCGCCCAAAGAACAGCAGGGACAAGATACCCCAATGATTTTCCTACACCTGTTCCCGCTTCAACAACAAGGAACTCATTTCTGTTAAAAGCACGGGTTGTTAAACGTGCAAGCTCCTGCTGTTCGAACCTCGGCTCATAAAATTCGAATATTTGTGATAGAAACCCAATAGGGGCAAAAAATTCATCAACAAAATTTTCACTAATAGGTTCAATCTCATTTCGGTTTTTGTGCGGATTCTGTTTCCCAATAATATTTAGTGACCCGAATCTTCTCCCTGAAAGTTTTCTTCCTGAATTTTTTGCATTCTTTTCAGCCAGCCCGAAAATTTCTGCCGCAGGAGACGGGTTTCCTCTAAGCAGCCTGTTTATAATATGAAGAGCTTTGGCATCAAGAGTCTCTATTTTTTTTAACAGCTCCAATAAAAGCAGTGCAGTGTCTCTCGCATCACTTAATGCTCTGTGCCTTTCACCTTCTTTAATATTTAAATAATTAAGAAGATACGCTAACTTGTGGGTTGGTACCTCCGGTAATAGTATTCTGCTCAGCTCAAGAGTATCTATTACTCCGGCTTTTGGAAATTTTACATGTCCGGTTCCCGTTTTTTTCCATTCATTCTTTATAAACCGGATATCAAACGGGGCATTATGTGCCGCAATATTGTCATGGCCGAGAAATCCTGATATTTCACCAATCTTGTCCCTGAAAAAAGGCTGCCCTTCACAATCTTTGGTTTTTATGTTTGTAAGGTTTGTGATTTCTTCCGGTATAGGGCGTCCAGGATCAAATAAGCATGAATATTCATCGCACAGCTCCCCTTTTTCGATGCGAACCATACCTATCTCAATAATTGAATCCCGAGCAGGATCCAGCCCTGTTGTTTCAACATCAATAACAACTACAGAGTTCTCAAGAAAAATGGGGTTTATTTTCATCGCCTCATCCATATAATATCATTTAAGGTAATAAAATATATGCAACTAATCAACATTTAAAAAATGATTCGGTACTGCCTTTACCAAAAAATTTATTTTGAGACAAATTTATAAAATTATACTTTTTTTTGAAACCAAAAGCTTGTGACAATCGTACAAATATGTGAACAAACAAAAAGGTTAAGAAATTATGGCAGAACTATTTTCATTCTTGGTATTATTAGCTTTGATTATTTTTAGTTTTAAAATTCTGGGAGCTTTATTTAAAGTGGGATTATTCCTTTTAAGTATACCTCTGCAGATTATTATTGCACTTTTTCTGTCATTGGTCCTTGTTGCGGTCTTTCCTGCAATACTGCTTACAGGGCTTGTATCTGTTATTGTAATTCCACTTGGTATTCTTGCTCCGATTTTACCGGTTCTTTTAATTATATACGGTATTTATCTTTTAACAAAATAATTCATTTCTCTCCCTCCCTCCTAAAAAAAGGCCGGATGTTTACATTCGGCCTCTTCTTTTAATCTCCTAATCATGTTTTAAAATCTTCCAGCCCTTTAATAAGGCATAAATGTGCATAAAAAACCCGGGATCAACAACAACAGGATGTCCGCATCTTTTTATAAGCGGAATATCAGTAATACTATCAGCAAACATATATGAATTCGGAAGGTCAATTTCAATATTTTTAAAAATATCATCAAAAATATACCATTTATCCCTGAAATATGGATGAAAAACCAACCTCCCTGTAAATTCACCGTTTACAACCTCATGTTTTGCTCCTATAGCAAGATCAGCACCTACATAATCCTTAATCATTTCGAGAAGAAAATCAATTGAACCGGACAGTAATATAATGTAAAAGCCCCTTTCTTTCAGAAGTTTTACCTGCTCAACAATTCGTACTGAAAGCTTCGGCAAAAGCTCTCTCTTCCTGAATTCAGGAAGAATAGACATTAAATCTTTCTCTTTAATGCCTTTTATATAAATTCTGTTCCTGAATACTGATTCTTTTATCCCGTGTTTAATATTTCTAAACATGTAAACAAACATTTCAAGTACATTCTTACAAGAAATCATTTTCTTTCTAATCAAAAATTTAGCGAGAAGTATTTCTGCTACCCTATTTTTCAGAAGAGTTCTGTCAAGGTCAAATACAGCTACTTTGAGCTTTGGATTATTTTTGTAGTTCATTAAAATCCCGGATTAAATAAAAAATGTGATTTATTTAAGTTCTGACTTTAACCGGTTAAAGAGAATTTTCTTATCAACCGGAACAATCCCCACTTCTTCACAGACAATGCCTGCAGCCTGATTAGCAATTGTTGCTGCTTCCCTTAAATTTGCTCCCGAACACATTGAGACTGCCATAGCTGCAATAACTGTATCGCCTGCTCCGGAAACATCATGCACTTTTACCGCTTTTGTAGGAATTGTCATTTTAGGCTGATCAGGCTCAAACAGGGCCATTCCCTTTTCACTTAATGTAACAAGAAGAGCTTTACAATTAATTCTGTCAAGAAGTATTTCTCCTCCTTTGTCAAGGCTTTCCTCGTTGTCCATCCTGAATCCAAGTTTATCAGAAGCCTCTTTTTTATTTGGTTTAAAAAGCGTTACGCCTCTATATTCAAAAAAATTATCAAACTTTGGGTCAACGAATGTCATTTTCTTTTTTCTGCGGGCAATATCTACCAATGAAGTTACAAGGCCCGGCATCAATAGGCCTTTGTTATAATCTTCAAATATAATGCCGTCAATTGAATCTATAATGCTCTCAAAATAGCCGATTATTCGATTTCTAACCTTTTCTGAAACAGGTTTGCGCTCTTCTCTGTCAATTCTAACTACATGCTGATTATGAGCTATTATTCTTGTTTTTACTGTTGTAGCCCGCTCATCATCTTTTATTATACCATCAAGAGGCAAGCCTTCTTTTTTAAATAGTGATTCAAGCTCATTACCATACTGATCACCGCCTATTACTCCTACAGGGATTACATTTGCTCCGAGACTCAGTACATTATAATTAACATTGGCCGCCCCCCCGAATCTGAATGATTCAGTATCAATATCAACAACCGGAACAGGGGCTTCAGGAGAAATCCTTGATATTTTCCCCCATACATAATGATCAAGCATTAAATCGCCTATTACTGCAATTTTCATTTCTGAAAAGCGGTTAAACAACTCTTCCAAACGGCCTAATTTAAAATTAATCATTAATTATTCCTCTTTGTTCTTTTTCACAATCTTATCTACAACCCTGCTTGAATACTTTTCAATCTCCAATACAAGGTCATCAACCTTATGATCAAAATAATTATAGGCTATTAAGGCGGGGATTGCTATTGTAAGGCCTGCAACAGTAGTCACAAGAGCCTCTGAAATGCCTCCTGACAAAGCCTGTGTCTGCCCAAGCCCCTGCTGTGAAACAACATTAAAAACCTTTATCATTCCCAGTACAGTTCCAAGGAGGCCCATAAGAGGCGAAATGCCTGCAATTGTTTCCATAGTTACCAGCCCGCGTTCCAGGACTCTTGCTTCCTGCTTTCCGGTATCCTCAATAGCTTCTTTAACTTCCTCTCTATTGTCATATCTATGATCCAGAGCAACTTTTAAAATATTTAAAAAAGGATCATCCTGCGAATTCATTACAGAAACAACCTTCTCAATATCTTCCGGTTTTTTAAAAGTTTCAATTGCTTCCACAATCTCAGGTTTTAAAATCCTCTTTCTCTGTAAATAAAATGAACGTTCAATAAATACAGCAAGCCCTATTACTGATGTAATTACCAGGGGGATCATCATTATCCCGCCGCTTACAAGCATATTCCACATATTGGACATGGCAACTCCGCAATTAATAGTTCATAATATAATACTTGAAATTTGCAGTAACTTCAAGATATTTCTCCGGAAAATCATCAGGAAGCGGCAAAAAAGGTGCTGACATTTCAACAGCCTTTCTGCTTGTTTCTATTAATGCTTCTTCTCCCTGATGATGCAGCACTAACGGGCCTTCAAGCCGCCCGTCAGGGTATATACGAAATTTCAATATATTTGCCCCTCCGAAACCAAGCCTTGTGAAAGCCGGCGGAGGATAAATATTGCGCTGAATCCTTTTTTTCAGTTCAATCAAATAAGGGGCAAAATTCCAATTGTATGTATTAAAACTTATACCGCCTACATCATCGGCACTTGATTTTGTCTGCTTGTACGGGGCGCTGTAATCTCTCTGCCCCGGACTGACACTTTTTTTACCAAGAAGGACATTTTTATTAAACTCTGATGCAGGCATCATTGTTTTTATTTTTTCAGCATATTCATCTCTCGGTGCTGAAAGCTGTTTTTTTTGTTTTGCATTGCCCTGTTTAACCGGACGGCCGTTCTCCCCTCTGTTTTTCACAATATCTTTTACGTCGCTGATTCCTTTTGAGAAAGGAATATCTCCTATATCTTTCTTTTCTCTGTTCAAGTCCCGGGCAGCAGCATTTTTATCTGATGCAAGGTCTGCCTTGTCCGGAGATTTGTTTCTTTTGGCATCTTTAGGAGTCTCGACAACTTCACGTCTTCTATTTTCAGGTTTTGCAAATTCAAGCACCACCTGTTTATTTTTATTTTTTTTTATGTCGGCAAGAAAATAGTTTCCACCCCAAAGGATATATACAATTAACAACAGTATGTGAAATATAATTGAAAGCAGAAAGGGAATTAAAAATCTGTTCCTCTTAATGCTGTAATTTCTCTCAATCAATTTTATTAATCCTTTGATCCGGCGGAACAGTTTTAAAATATAAGCGTAAAACAAGATAGCTGTAATTCAAATGGAGTTTTAATGAATCGATTTCAATATTCCCTTATTTTTTCTTTATTAATACATGTTGTTTTAATTACAGCTGCATACTTCACACTTTCGTCATTAAAAACAGATAATCCTGTACGTAAAATAACAATGCCTGTTGAAATAGAACATCACCGGCAATTACTCCCTATCAAAAAAAAATCCATAAATCACGGTATTTCAAACAGTATAAAAATTTTTCCAGGGAGACCTGACAATACAAATAAAAACGTCTCTCTAATCAAAACAATAAAATTTCAAAAAGCACTTATAAACCCTGTAAAAAAAGATAGAATTTTACTTAAAACTCCGGAAAAATTAAATACTGTCAATATAAATAAAATTCCGAATTTCTCATATAAACTGCAATCACAATATATAAATCCTGCAGGTGAAATATCAAAGAATATAATGAGATCCAATGATAATGGAAGAACCTCAAGAGTTTCAGTTTCAGGTATAATATCCGGCCTTGTTAAAGCATTTAAACACAAAAACCCTGCAGTTCAATTTGATTTTATTCCTTCAAAAAATCAAATTATAGCACTAAAACTCCTTTTTAGAAATAAAAATTCCTCCCAGATTGATCTTTATAAATCACTTGATTTCAATTTTCCTGTAACAGCAGAATTATTTAACAAAGAGCTCTCCCAGCTCGTGGACAAAGGATTTTTAAAAAGAAAAAAAATCTCTCCCCAACTGATTTTTAACATGTTCGGTGTACCTGTTGAAATTAGCCCCCAAAATATAAAAAATCCAATATATGAATATAAGCCCGGAATTTCACAAACTCAAATTTTAACGTTTCTTCAGGCACAATTGTTCCTTCTTAAAAACAAATTAGCCAAATCACAGAAAGATAACCAAGCATTAAAAAATAAAATTACAATTCTAAAACAAGAGATTCAAATACTTATACAATAATTACAACCATTTTTCTCTTTTATACCATTCTGCAGTATTTTCTATTGCCTTTTTCATTGGAACAGCCGGATTAAGTCCCAATATATTTTTTGACCTGGATACATCACAAACCCAATATTTCTGTCTCATTTCCAGTATTTTCTGCCTGTTGATAATGGTTTCTCTTCCTTTTAAAAATGCTGCCAGTTCGAAAAATATTGATATAATAAAAGCTAAGGTAACAGGAACAAACAGAGTAATAGTTTTTTTGCCGAGAACATCTGCAATTTCTCTTGTAAAATCTGTCCATGATACCATCTGATAAGTTGAAAGGAAAATAGTTTTTCCTGCAGCATTTTTTTTATGTGCTGAAAGGATTATCCCGTTCACCAGATCATCAATATAGATCGAACTGAATACTCTTCTGCCAAATCCAAATTTTGGGCGCAACCCTTTACTGACAAATTTGAACACATTAAAAACATCCCTGTCTCTTGGGCCAAATACAACAGAAGGCCTTAATATGGTTACAGGTATTTTTAATGAAAATGCAAGTACAGCTTCCTCAGCAGCTAATTTGCTTGCACCGTAATAACTCATAGGGAAGCATTTATCAGTCTCTTTTACAGGCTGATTTTCAGTTGCAGGCCCTGAAGCTGCCATTGATGAGATAAAAATAAATCTATTTATTCTTGGGTTGGAACGTATAACTGCTTTTAAAAGATTTAAGGTACCTGTACTATTAATTATATAAAAGGATTCTTCTGTTTTGGCTTTTGTTTTACCCGCTATATGAAAAACCGTATCAACGTCTTTTACAGCAGCTTCAAGAGAATCTATTGAAGTAATATCACCGTATACTAAATCAACATCAAGCCCATTCAGCCATTTAAGGTCACTTGTCTTCCTAACGAG
It encodes:
- a CDS encoding LacI family DNA-binding transcriptional regulator — translated: MHNNPVRIKDIAQRLNVSSSTVSRALRHHPDISKKTRDKVEALAKELDYHPDNIAQSLKKQKTNTIGVILPGIKHEFFSSALNGIEDIAYSAGYTIIVCKSNESYERERVNAHVLVSNRVAGLIASVSQTTTNSEHFRLLQRRGIPIVFFDRVLDDVNASKIIVDDYGGALSAVEFLIKKGYKKIAHLGGPDQLSLSKNRKRGYLDAHKLNGITPDPALIIKGGMNEEDGIKGTKELLSRSDRPDAIFAVNDPVAIGIYMAVKEAGMKIPDDIAVVGFSDNAIASLIAPPLTTVAQPAYEMGVIAAKVLLEEINDFEKSAHPIERVLRTKLIIRESA
- the dut gene encoding dUTP diphosphatase, which codes for MPEIVVDVKIKHGCEDIPLPQYHTNGSSGMDLMAAVEQDVKIFPGSVELIPTGLFISIPEGYEGQVRPRSGLALKYGIGVLNSPGTIDSDYRGEIRVILFNFGKELFMIKRGDRIAQLVISKYEKVSFNLRKELDQSNRDSGGFGSTGR
- the rpsT gene encoding 30S ribosomal protein S20, which encodes MPQHKSAEKRVRQNERRRLRNKIRRSIMKTAIKKVNSATEKETAVTELKKATSVIDRMALKGIIHKNKASNLKSKLTKRVNAL
- the guaB gene encoding IMP dehydrogenase codes for the protein MKEKILMEGLTFDDILIIPRESKILPRDTDLKTRLTRNISLNIPLLSAAMDTVTESKLAIAIAREGGVGIIHKNLTPEQQAAEVDRVKRSESGMISDPIALEPDKSLQEALTIMREYHISGIPIVENKKLVGILTNRDIRFETNLVQPIRNVMTKENLITAKEGTSLDQAEVILQKHRIEKLLIVDDDGRLKGLITVKDIQKRKAFPNAAKDSAGRLLVGAAVGTSGDTLERVEVLINADVDVICVDTAHGHSLGVINMVKQIKKSFKHIDVIGGNIATAEGALALIEAGADGVKVGVGPGSICTTRIIAGVGVPQITAVMESAKVCKEKDVPLISDGGIRYSGDIAKALAAGADSVMLGSLLAGVEESPGEIVLWEGRTFKVYRGMGSLGAMSRGSADRYFQESNNDDKKYVPEGIEGRVAYKGRLSDIVYQLVGGVRSSMGYCGVKTIAEFKEKTRFVRITSAGVKESHPHDVTITKEAPNYQRG
- a CDS encoding HAD-IB family hydrolase, producing MNYKNNPKLKVAVFDLDRTLLKNRVAEILLAKFLIRKKMISCKNVLEMFVYMFRNIKHGIKESVFRNRIYIKGIKEKDLMSILPEFRKRELLPKLSVRIVEQVKLLKERGFYIILLSGSIDFLLEMIKDYVGADLAIGAKHEVVNGEFTGRLVFHPYFRDKWYIFDDIFKNIEIDLPNSYMFADSITDIPLIKRCGHPVVVDPGFFMHIYALLKGWKILKHD
- the rfaE1 gene encoding D-glycero-beta-D-manno-heptose-7-phosphate kinase — encoded protein: MINFKLGRLEELFNRFSEMKIAVIGDLMLDHYVWGKISRISPEAPVPVVDIDTESFRFGGAANVNYNVLSLGANVIPVGVIGGDQYGNELESLFKKEGLPLDGIIKDDERATTVKTRIIAHNQHVVRIDREERKPVSEKVRNRIIGYFESIIDSIDGIIFEDYNKGLLMPGLVTSLVDIARRKKKMTFVDPKFDNFFEYRGVTLFKPNKKEASDKLGFRMDNEESLDKGGEILLDRINCKALLVTLSEKGMALFEPDQPKMTIPTKAVKVHDVSGAGDTVIAAMAVSMCSGANLREAATIANQAAGIVCEEVGIVPVDKKILFNRLKSELK
- a CDS encoding MotA/TolQ/ExbB proton channel family protein; this encodes MSNMWNMLVSGGIMMIPLVITSVIGLAVFIERSFYLQRKRILKPEIVEAIETFKKPEDIEKVVSVMNSQDDPFLNILKVALDHRYDNREEVKEAIEDTGKQEARVLERGLVTMETIAGISPLMGLLGTVLGMIKVFNVVSQQGLGQTQALSGGISEALVTTVAGLTIAIPALIAYNYFDHKVDDLVLEIEKYSSRVVDKIVKKNKEE
- a CDS encoding SDR family NAD(P)-dependent oxidoreductase, translated to MKYVLVTGANGFIGSHLVEKLVAQKIRVKCLVRKTSDLKWLNGLDVDLVYGDITSIDSLEAAVKDVDTVFHIAGKTKAKTEESFYIINSTGTLNLLKAVIRSNPRINRFIFISSMAASGPATENQPVKETDKCFPMSYYGASKLAAEEAVLAFSLKIPVTILRPSVVFGPRDRDVFNVFKFVSKGLRPKFGFGRRVFSSIYIDDLVNGIILSAHKKNAAGKTIFLSTYQMVSWTDFTREIADVLGKKTITLFVPVTLAFIISIFFELAAFLKGRETIINRQKILEMRQKYWVCDVSRSKNILGLNPAVPMKKAIENTAEWYKREKWL